The proteins below come from a single Triticum aestivum cultivar Chinese Spring chromosome 5D, IWGSC CS RefSeq v2.1, whole genome shotgun sequence genomic window:
- the LOC123119205 gene encoding receptor-like protein EIX1, translating into MLSQLPSSCSSIMHGTTSPQFTTLIIICIASFSQMVHALALQPQLVQAHDGGCIPAERAALLSFKKSITNDGAHALTSWHGQDCCRWRGVDCSNRTGHVIKLHLRRNTVLNPDDGDYYDGCAYAKSLFGEISPSLLSLKDLEHMDLSMNCLLGPTGHIPQFLGSMENLKYINLSGIPFTGRVPSHLGNLSKLQHLDLGQVDYSGLSSTDITWLTKLPLLQHLSMSGIDLSMIADWLHTLNMIPSLRVINIAACSLDTASQTLPYLNLTKLEKLDLSYNNLDHSISSSWFWKVTSLKYLSLRQNQLFGKFPDALGNMTSLKVLDLSDNNLNKTGNLKNLLINLCHLEILDLSYNSMNGDIVVLMEGLQCPPEKLQELHFSENKFMGTLPNVVGEFSSLNILDMCNNNLVGLIPLGLWNLVRLTYLDLSMNQLNGNVPTEIGALTALTYLVIFSNNLTGSIPAELGKLKHLTILSLKDNKITGPIPPEVTHLTSLTTLDLSSNHLNGSVPNELGYLKNMVGLDLSNNNLSGVITEEHFANLKSLKGIDLSSNSLRIVVDSDWHSPFSLQFADFASCQIGPLFPAWLQQLRGITHLDISSTGLVDKFPGWFWYTFSQATYLNMSNNQISGSLPAHLDSMALEELYLSSNRLTGSIPSLLTNITILDISKNNFSGVIPSNFEAPWLQVLIIYSNRIGGYIPESLCKLQKLVYVDLSNNSLEGEIPLCFPIQKTQFLLLSNNSLSGKLPTSLQNNTAIKFLDLSWNKLSGRLPSWIGDLGNLCFLLLSHNTFSGNIPINITSLGHLQYLDLSCNNFSGAIPGHLSNLTLMKIVQTEFMYMDDVHDSGDNSLEMGVGHLGEILSVVTKGQQLLYGTTLAYFVSIDLSGNSLTGEIPTGVTSLAALMNLNLSSNKLSGPIPDMIGAMRGRS; encoded by the coding sequence ATGCTTTCCCAGCTACCCAGCTCTTGTTCTTCCATCATGCATGGCACAACCAGTCCCCAGTTCACCACCCTCATCATCATATGCATCGCCTCTTTTTCACAAATGGTGCATGCACTAGCACTTCAACCCCAGCTTGTGCAAGCCCATGATGGCGGCTGCATCCCAGCCGAGAGGGCCGCCTTGCTCTCCTTCAAGAAGAGCATCACAAATGACGGCGCTCATGCCCTCACCTCGTGGCACGGGCAGGATTGCTGCCGGTGGAGGGGCGTCGATTGCAGCAACCGAACAGGTCATGTCATCAAGCTTCACCTTCGTCGCAATACAGTTCTGAACCCTGATGACGGCGATTACTATGATGGGTGCGCTTATGCTAAGTCATTGTTCGGCGAGATAAGTCCCTCTCTGCTTTCCTTGAAGGATCTAGAGCATATGGATCTTAGCATGAACTGTTTGCTAGGGCCAACCGGTCATATTCCTCAATTCTTGGGTTCCATGGAGAATTTGAAATATATTAACCTCTCTGGTATCCCATTTACCGGTAGAGTTCCTTCTCACCTTGGTAACCTGTCCAAGTTGCAGCATCTTGACCTTGGCCAGGTTGATTATTCTGGGTTGTCCTCAACGGACATCACCTGGTTAACAAAGCTACCATTGCTGCAGCACCTTAGCATGAGCGGAATAGATCTCTCAATGATAGCTGACTGGCTTCATACCTTGAATATGATTCCATCTCTGAGGGTTATCAATATTGCTGCATGCTCACTTGATACTGCAAGCCAAACGCTTCCCTACCTTAACCTCACGAAACTTGAGAAGCTTGATCTTTCTTATAATAATTTGGACCACTCAATTTCATCAAGTTGGTTTTGGAAAGTAACAAGCCTCAAATACCTCAGTCTTCGTCAGAATCAGTTATTTGGAAAGTTTCCGGACGCACTAGGAAATATGACGTCACTCAAGGTACTTGATTTGTCAGACAACAATCTGAATAAGACTGGAAACCTTAAAAATCTTCTTATTAATCTTTGCCATTTGGAAATACTCGACCTCTCATATAATTCTATGAATGGAGATATAGTGGTGTTGATGGAAGGGTTGCAATGTCCACCGGAAAAATTGCAAGAGCTGCATTTCAGTGAAAACAAATTCATGGGGACCCTGCCGAATGTTGTAGGGGAATTCAGCAGCTTGAACATACTTGACATGTGCAACAACAACCTTGTTGGACTTATACCACTAGGGCTTTGGAATTTGGTGCGTTTAACTTACCTTGATCTCAGCATGAATCAGCTCAATGGGAATGTACCAACTGAAATTGGTGCTCTTACTGCTCTAACTTATTTGGTCATATTTAGCAACAACTTGACCGGAAGTATACCAGCCGAGCTTGGAAAACTGAAGCATTTGACTATCCTTTCTCTCAAAGACAACAAAATTACTGGACCTATACCACCAGAAGTTACGCATTTAACTAGCTTAACCACCCTAGACCTCTCCAGTAATCACCTCAATGGAAGTGTACCCAATGAATTAGGTTACCTGAAGAATATGGTTGGACTGGATCTAAGCAACAACAACCTTAGTGGTGTGATCACAGAAGAACACTTTGCAAACCTGAAAAGTTTAAAGGGCATAGACTTGTCTTCCAATAGTTTAAGGATTGTTGTGGATTCAGATTGGCATTCTCCCTTTTCGCTACAGTTTGCAGATTTCGCATCTTGTCAAATCGGTCCTCTCTTTCCAGCCTGGCTTCAGCAGCTGCGGGGAATCACTCATCTTGACATCTCAAGCACCGGTTTAGTGGACAAGTTCCCTGGTTGGTTTTGGTATACATTTTCACAGGCAACATATCTCAATATGTCTAACAACCAAATAAGTGGCAGCTTGCCAGCACATCTGGATAGCATGGCTTTGGAGGAACTCTACCTGAGTTCAAACCGGCTCACTGGGTCAATACCTTCGTTGCTGACAAATATCACTATTTTAGACATCTCCAAGAATAACTTTTCAGGAGTAATACCATCAAATTTTGAAGCACCCTGGCTTCAAGTATTGATTATCTATTCAAACCGAATTGGTGGGTACATTCCAGAATCTCTTTGCAAATTGCAAAAGCTAGTTTATGTGGATTTGTCGAACAATTCTTTGGAGGGTGAAATTCCTCTTTGTTTTCCCATCCAAAAAACACAATTTCTACTGCTCAGTAACAACAGTTTATCAGGAAAATTGCCAACATCTTTGCAGAATAACACAGCTATTAAGTTCTTGGACCTTTCATGGAACAAGTTGTCTGGAAGACTGCCTTCATGGATAGGAGATCTGGGGAACTTGTGTTTTTTACTACTGAGCCACAATACATTTTCTGGTAATATTCCAATTAATATAACAAGCCTTGGGCATCTTCAGTACTTGGATCTATCATGCAACAATTTCTCTGGTGCAATACCTGGGCATCTATCAAACCTAACACTCATGAAAATAGTACAAACGGAATTCATGTATATGGATGATGTACATGATTCGGGAGACAATTCCCTGGAGATGGGGGTTGGTCACCTCGGAGAAATATTGTCAGTAGTTACGAAAGGACAGCAACTTCTATATGGTACAACACTTGCATATTTTGTGAGCATTGATTTATCAGGTAACTCTTTGACCGGTGAAATCCCTACTGGCGTCACTTCCCTTGCTGCACTgatgaacttgaatttatcatcaAACAAATTGAGTGGACCAATTCCAGACATGATTGGGGCCATGCGAGGAAGATCTTAA
- the LOC123119207 gene encoding beta-1,2-xylosyltransferase XYXT1, which yields MAANSFSAPAQAVKGVAKTLAHRRQAVVGFLFALIVILVLHTTVVFGPSWSTNDIVVLQSTSGEQNARTSSPPALLAPNNSIQVHDIDNGQKDGAAKNDGERRDQLGQTVKNDANDKMKEDLVGQELDGDVKHGAPGKPICDLSDPRYDICEITGDARAMGANRTVLYVPPADERGTDGPEWAIKDQSRKNLGDIKEVNVKTLSAAQSLVAPECTSRHAVPAVVFAMNGIIGNPWHDLSDVLIPLFITTRAYDGEVQFLVTELQPWFVDKYRLVLTNLSRYDIIDFNKDAGVRCYPHIIVGLRSHGDLDIDPARTPRNYTLLDFRLYIRDVFSLPPEGQGIPYKEANKKNAASNDNGTVTENPKPRLLLINRGESRKFVNLPEVSAAVQAAGFELLVMEPSRDMGMEEFARAVDSCDVLMGVHGAALTNFFFLRTNAVLLQVVGLGLEREALHYYGNQAKAVMVQHIQYFISAEESTLYEKYGKDHPAVSDPDSVHKQGWQGAKRYFWAEQDIRLNITRFAPTLHQLIRTLRE from the exons ATGGCTGCCAACTCGTTCTCGGCGCCGGCGCAGGCGGTGAAGGGCGTGGCGAAAACGTTGGCTCACCGCCGCCAGGCCGTGGTTGGGTTCCTGTTTGCTCTCATCGTCATCCTCGTGCTCCACACCACCGTGGTGTTTGGCCCATCCTGGTCCACGAATGAcattg TCGTTCTGCAGTCCACATCGGGCGAGCAAAATGCCAGGACCTCTTCTCCTCCAGCGTTGTTGGCACCTAATAATTCTATTCAAG TACATGACATAGATAACGGGCAGAAGGACGGCGCAGCCAAGAACGATGGGGAAAGAAGGGACCAGTTAGGCCAAACAGTAAAAAATGATGCTAATGACAAGATGAAGGAAGATCTCGTTGGGCAAGAACTCGATGGAGACGTCAAACATG GTGCTCCGGGGAAGCCCATCTGCGACCTCTCTGACCCTAGGTACGACATCTGCGAGATCACCGGAGATGCCCGTGCCATGGGCGCCAACCGTACCGTCCTCTATGTCCCGCCAGCCGACGAGCGCGGCACCGATGGCCCGGAGTGGGCCATCAAGGACCAGTCCCGCAAGAACCTGGGGGACATCAAGGAGGTGAATGTCAAGACCCTGAGCGCCGCCCAGtccttggtggcgccggagtgcacCTCCCGGCACGCTGTCCCGGCCGTCGTGTTCGCCATGAATGGGATCATAGGCAACCCATGGCACGACTTGAGCGATGTCCTCATCCCGCTCTTCATCACCACCCGCGCCTATGACGGCGAGGTCCAGTTTCTTGTCACCGAGCTCCAGCCATGGTTCGTGGACAAGTATCGTCTCGTCCTAACCAACCTGTCACGCTATGACATCATCGACTTCAATAAGGACGCCGGCGTCCGTTGCTACCCGCACATCATAGTCGGCCTCCGCAGCCACGGCGACCTCGACATCGACCCAGCCCGCACGCCGCGCAACTACACATTGCTGGACTTCCGCCTGTACATCCGAGACGTCTTCTCACTGCCGCCAGAAGGCCAAGGAATCCCGTACAAGGAGGCTAACAAGAAGAATGCAGCCAGCAACGACAATGGTACTGTCACGGAGAATCCAAAGCCGCGGCTCTTGCTCATCAACCGCGGCGAGAGCAGGAAGTTCGTCAACCTTCCGGAGGTCTCCGCGGCGGTGCAGGCAGCCGGGTTCGAGCTGCTGGTCATGGAGCCGAGCCGTGACATGGGGATGGAGGAGTTCGCCCGGGCGGTGGACTCGTGCGACGTGCTGATGGGTGTGCACGGGGCCGCGCTCACAAACTTCTTCTTCCTGCGCACCAACGCGGTGCTGCTGCAGGTGGTGGGGCTGGGCCTGGAGCGCGAGGCCTTGCATTACTACGGCAATCAGGCCAAGGCGGTCATGGTGCAACACATCCAGTACTTCATCAGCGCCGAGGAGAGCACGCTCTACGAAAAATACGGCAAGGACCACCCGGCGGTAAGCGACCCAGACTCGGTACACAAGCAGGGTTGGCAGGGTGCAAAGCGGTACTTCTGGGCGGAGCAGGACATCAGACTCAACATCACCAGATTTGCTCCCACGCTGCATCAGCTAATTCGAACACTCCGGGAATAG